A single region of the Phaenicophaeus curvirostris isolate KB17595 chromosome 4, BPBGC_Pcur_1.0, whole genome shotgun sequence genome encodes:
- the NDNF gene encoding protein NDNF isoform X2 gives MLWATSSAACERMLLLHCPLLLLLLPLSSRPQKLPTRDEELFQMQIRDKVFFHDSAVIPDGAEISSYLFRDTPKRYFFVVEEDNTPLAVTVTPCDAPLEWKLSVQELPEEASGEGSGEPEPLEQQKQQITNEEGTELFSYKGNDVEYFVSSSSPSGLYQLDLLSTEKDTHFKVYATTTPESDQPYPELPYDPRIDVTSLGRTTVTLAWKPSPTASLLKQPIQYCIVINKEHNFKSLCAVEAKLSSDDAFMMAPKPGLDFSPFDFALFGFPSDNNSGRERGFLKSSSKFGRQHSSKPRVDLHKVCIGNKNIFTVSDLKPDTQYYFDMFAVNTNTNMSTAYVGTFARTKEEAKQKTVELKDGKVTDVFIKRKGAKFLCFAPVSSHQKVTFSVHSCLGAVQIQVRRDGKLLLSQNVEGVRQFHLRGKAKAKYLIRLKGSKKGASMLKILATTRPNKQSFPSLPEDTRIKAFDKLRTCSSVTVAWLGTQERNKFCIYKREVDDNYNEEQKKREQNQCLGPDTRKKSEKVLCKYFHSQNIQKAVTTETIKGLQPGKSYLLDVYVIGHGGHSVKYQSKLVKTRKFC, from the exons GATGCTCCTGCTGCACTgcccgctgctgctgctgctgctgccgctcaGCTCCAGGCCCCAGAAGTTGCCTACCAGAGATGAGGAGCTCTTCCAAATGCAGATCCGGGACAAAGTGTTTTTTCATGATTCAGCAGTCATCCCAGATGGAGCCGAAATTAGCAGCTACCTCTTCCGAGACACCCCGAAAAG GTATTTCTTTGTGGTCGAAGAGGACAACACTCCCTTGGCAGTGACAGTGACACCGTGCGATGCCCCTCTGGAGTGGAAACTGAGTGTGCAAGAGCTCCCAGAGGAAGCCAGTGGAGAAGGCTCAG GTGAACCAGAACCTCTTGAGCAACAGAAACAGCAGATCACTAATGAGGAGGGCACAGAGCTGTTTTCTTACAAAGGCAATGATGTTGAGTACTTTGTGTCCTCTAGTTCTCCATCTGGTTTGTACCAACTAGATCTGCTATCAACAGAGAAAGATACACATTTTAAAGTGTATGCAACCACTACTCCAGAATCAGACCAACCTTATCCTGAATTACCTTATGATCCCAGAATCGATGTCACTTCTCTGGGACGTACAACAGTGACGCTGGCATGGAAACCAAGTCCCACTGCCTCCTTACTGAAACAGCCAATTCAGTATTGCATAGTCATCAATAAGGAACACAATTTCAAAAGCCTCTGTGCTGTTGAAGCCAAGCTCAGTTCTGATGATGCCTTCATGATGGCTCCAAAACCAGGTCTGGATTTCAGTCCATTTGACTTTGCCCTTTTTGGCTTTCCCTCGGACAACAACTCTGGCAGAGAACGTGGTTTCTTAAAATCCTCATCAAAGTTTGGGCGCCAGCATTCATCAAAGCCAAGAGTTGACCTACATAAAGTTTGCATCGGGAACAAGAACATCTTCACAGTGTCAGACCTGAAGCCTGATACGCAGTACTATTTTGACATGTTTGCAGTTAATACCAACACTAACATGAGCACCGCATATGTTGGCACCTTTGCCAGAACGAAGGAGGAGGCTAAACAGAAAACAGTGGAACTGAAGGATGGCAAAGTTACTGATGTATTCATCAAGAGAAAGGGAGCCAAATTTCTATGTTTTGCTCCCGTTTCATCTCACCAAAAGGTCACCTTTTCTGTTCATTCGTGCCTGGGTGCTGTTCAGATCCAAGTTAGAAGAGATGGAAAACTTCTCTTGTCTCAAAACGTGGAGGGTGTGCGGCAGTTTCACCTTaggggaaaagcaaaagctaaaTATCTCATCAGgctgaaaggaagcaaaaaaggTGCTTCCATGCTGAAGATCCTGGCTACAACAAGGCCTAACAAGCAGTCATTTCCGTCTCTTCCTGAAGATACGCGAATTAAGGCCTTTGACAAGCTCCGCACGTGTTCTTCAGTCACGGTGGCATGGCTGGGCACGCAGGAGAGAAACAAATTCTGCATCTACAAAAGGGAAGTGGATGACAACTACAatgaagagcagaagaaaagagagcagAACCAGTGCTTGGGTCCAGATACGAGGAAGAAGTCAGAAAAGGTTCTCTGTAAATACTTCCACAGCCAGAACATCCAGAAAGCAGTGACCACAGAGACGATCAAAGGCCTGCAGCCTGGCAAGTCCTACCTGCTGGACGTTTACGTGATAGGGCATGGTGGGCATTCTGTGAAATATCAGAGCAAATTAGTGAAAACAAGGAAGTTCTGTTAG
- the NDNF gene encoding protein NDNF isoform X1, which translates to MLHHGLAHQHGTSWWQLPLAVVQPSSGGTPSRFSRMLLLHCPLLLLLLPLSSRPQKLPTRDEELFQMQIRDKVFFHDSAVIPDGAEISSYLFRDTPKRYFFVVEEDNTPLAVTVTPCDAPLEWKLSVQELPEEASGEGSGEPEPLEQQKQQITNEEGTELFSYKGNDVEYFVSSSSPSGLYQLDLLSTEKDTHFKVYATTTPESDQPYPELPYDPRIDVTSLGRTTVTLAWKPSPTASLLKQPIQYCIVINKEHNFKSLCAVEAKLSSDDAFMMAPKPGLDFSPFDFALFGFPSDNNSGRERGFLKSSSKFGRQHSSKPRVDLHKVCIGNKNIFTVSDLKPDTQYYFDMFAVNTNTNMSTAYVGTFARTKEEAKQKTVELKDGKVTDVFIKRKGAKFLCFAPVSSHQKVTFSVHSCLGAVQIQVRRDGKLLLSQNVEGVRQFHLRGKAKAKYLIRLKGSKKGASMLKILATTRPNKQSFPSLPEDTRIKAFDKLRTCSSVTVAWLGTQERNKFCIYKREVDDNYNEEQKKREQNQCLGPDTRKKSEKVLCKYFHSQNIQKAVTTETIKGLQPGKSYLLDVYVIGHGGHSVKYQSKLVKTRKFC; encoded by the exons ATGCTTCACCATGGTCTTGCCCACCAGCATGGGACAAGCTGGTGGCAGCTCCCGCTGGCTGTGGTGCAGCCCTCCTCAGGTGGAACTCCCTCTCGTTTCTCTAGGATGCTCCTGCTGCACTgcccgctgctgctgctgctgctgccgctcaGCTCCAGGCCCCAGAAGTTGCCTACCAGAGATGAGGAGCTCTTCCAAATGCAGATCCGGGACAAAGTGTTTTTTCATGATTCAGCAGTCATCCCAGATGGAGCCGAAATTAGCAGCTACCTCTTCCGAGACACCCCGAAAAG GTATTTCTTTGTGGTCGAAGAGGACAACACTCCCTTGGCAGTGACAGTGACACCGTGCGATGCCCCTCTGGAGTGGAAACTGAGTGTGCAAGAGCTCCCAGAGGAAGCCAGTGGAGAAGGCTCAG GTGAACCAGAACCTCTTGAGCAACAGAAACAGCAGATCACTAATGAGGAGGGCACAGAGCTGTTTTCTTACAAAGGCAATGATGTTGAGTACTTTGTGTCCTCTAGTTCTCCATCTGGTTTGTACCAACTAGATCTGCTATCAACAGAGAAAGATACACATTTTAAAGTGTATGCAACCACTACTCCAGAATCAGACCAACCTTATCCTGAATTACCTTATGATCCCAGAATCGATGTCACTTCTCTGGGACGTACAACAGTGACGCTGGCATGGAAACCAAGTCCCACTGCCTCCTTACTGAAACAGCCAATTCAGTATTGCATAGTCATCAATAAGGAACACAATTTCAAAAGCCTCTGTGCTGTTGAAGCCAAGCTCAGTTCTGATGATGCCTTCATGATGGCTCCAAAACCAGGTCTGGATTTCAGTCCATTTGACTTTGCCCTTTTTGGCTTTCCCTCGGACAACAACTCTGGCAGAGAACGTGGTTTCTTAAAATCCTCATCAAAGTTTGGGCGCCAGCATTCATCAAAGCCAAGAGTTGACCTACATAAAGTTTGCATCGGGAACAAGAACATCTTCACAGTGTCAGACCTGAAGCCTGATACGCAGTACTATTTTGACATGTTTGCAGTTAATACCAACACTAACATGAGCACCGCATATGTTGGCACCTTTGCCAGAACGAAGGAGGAGGCTAAACAGAAAACAGTGGAACTGAAGGATGGCAAAGTTACTGATGTATTCATCAAGAGAAAGGGAGCCAAATTTCTATGTTTTGCTCCCGTTTCATCTCACCAAAAGGTCACCTTTTCTGTTCATTCGTGCCTGGGTGCTGTTCAGATCCAAGTTAGAAGAGATGGAAAACTTCTCTTGTCTCAAAACGTGGAGGGTGTGCGGCAGTTTCACCTTaggggaaaagcaaaagctaaaTATCTCATCAGgctgaaaggaagcaaaaaaggTGCTTCCATGCTGAAGATCCTGGCTACAACAAGGCCTAACAAGCAGTCATTTCCGTCTCTTCCTGAAGATACGCGAATTAAGGCCTTTGACAAGCTCCGCACGTGTTCTTCAGTCACGGTGGCATGGCTGGGCACGCAGGAGAGAAACAAATTCTGCATCTACAAAAGGGAAGTGGATGACAACTACAatgaagagcagaagaaaagagagcagAACCAGTGCTTGGGTCCAGATACGAGGAAGAAGTCAGAAAAGGTTCTCTGTAAATACTTCCACAGCCAGAACATCCAGAAAGCAGTGACCACAGAGACGATCAAAGGCCTGCAGCCTGGCAAGTCCTACCTGCTGGACGTTTACGTGATAGGGCATGGTGGGCATTCTGTGAAATATCAGAGCAAATTAGTGAAAACAAGGAAGTTCTGTTAG
- the NDNF gene encoding protein NDNF isoform X3, whose product MLLLHCPLLLLLLPLSSRPQKLPTRDEELFQMQIRDKVFFHDSAVIPDGAEISSYLFRDTPKRYFFVVEEDNTPLAVTVTPCDAPLEWKLSVQELPEEASGEGSGEPEPLEQQKQQITNEEGTELFSYKGNDVEYFVSSSSPSGLYQLDLLSTEKDTHFKVYATTTPESDQPYPELPYDPRIDVTSLGRTTVTLAWKPSPTASLLKQPIQYCIVINKEHNFKSLCAVEAKLSSDDAFMMAPKPGLDFSPFDFALFGFPSDNNSGRERGFLKSSSKFGRQHSSKPRVDLHKVCIGNKNIFTVSDLKPDTQYYFDMFAVNTNTNMSTAYVGTFARTKEEAKQKTVELKDGKVTDVFIKRKGAKFLCFAPVSSHQKVTFSVHSCLGAVQIQVRRDGKLLLSQNVEGVRQFHLRGKAKAKYLIRLKGSKKGASMLKILATTRPNKQSFPSLPEDTRIKAFDKLRTCSSVTVAWLGTQERNKFCIYKREVDDNYNEEQKKREQNQCLGPDTRKKSEKVLCKYFHSQNIQKAVTTETIKGLQPGKSYLLDVYVIGHGGHSVKYQSKLVKTRKFC is encoded by the exons ATGCTCCTGCTGCACTgcccgctgctgctgctgctgctgccgctcaGCTCCAGGCCCCAGAAGTTGCCTACCAGAGATGAGGAGCTCTTCCAAATGCAGATCCGGGACAAAGTGTTTTTTCATGATTCAGCAGTCATCCCAGATGGAGCCGAAATTAGCAGCTACCTCTTCCGAGACACCCCGAAAAG GTATTTCTTTGTGGTCGAAGAGGACAACACTCCCTTGGCAGTGACAGTGACACCGTGCGATGCCCCTCTGGAGTGGAAACTGAGTGTGCAAGAGCTCCCAGAGGAAGCCAGTGGAGAAGGCTCAG GTGAACCAGAACCTCTTGAGCAACAGAAACAGCAGATCACTAATGAGGAGGGCACAGAGCTGTTTTCTTACAAAGGCAATGATGTTGAGTACTTTGTGTCCTCTAGTTCTCCATCTGGTTTGTACCAACTAGATCTGCTATCAACAGAGAAAGATACACATTTTAAAGTGTATGCAACCACTACTCCAGAATCAGACCAACCTTATCCTGAATTACCTTATGATCCCAGAATCGATGTCACTTCTCTGGGACGTACAACAGTGACGCTGGCATGGAAACCAAGTCCCACTGCCTCCTTACTGAAACAGCCAATTCAGTATTGCATAGTCATCAATAAGGAACACAATTTCAAAAGCCTCTGTGCTGTTGAAGCCAAGCTCAGTTCTGATGATGCCTTCATGATGGCTCCAAAACCAGGTCTGGATTTCAGTCCATTTGACTTTGCCCTTTTTGGCTTTCCCTCGGACAACAACTCTGGCAGAGAACGTGGTTTCTTAAAATCCTCATCAAAGTTTGGGCGCCAGCATTCATCAAAGCCAAGAGTTGACCTACATAAAGTTTGCATCGGGAACAAGAACATCTTCACAGTGTCAGACCTGAAGCCTGATACGCAGTACTATTTTGACATGTTTGCAGTTAATACCAACACTAACATGAGCACCGCATATGTTGGCACCTTTGCCAGAACGAAGGAGGAGGCTAAACAGAAAACAGTGGAACTGAAGGATGGCAAAGTTACTGATGTATTCATCAAGAGAAAGGGAGCCAAATTTCTATGTTTTGCTCCCGTTTCATCTCACCAAAAGGTCACCTTTTCTGTTCATTCGTGCCTGGGTGCTGTTCAGATCCAAGTTAGAAGAGATGGAAAACTTCTCTTGTCTCAAAACGTGGAGGGTGTGCGGCAGTTTCACCTTaggggaaaagcaaaagctaaaTATCTCATCAGgctgaaaggaagcaaaaaaggTGCTTCCATGCTGAAGATCCTGGCTACAACAAGGCCTAACAAGCAGTCATTTCCGTCTCTTCCTGAAGATACGCGAATTAAGGCCTTTGACAAGCTCCGCACGTGTTCTTCAGTCACGGTGGCATGGCTGGGCACGCAGGAGAGAAACAAATTCTGCATCTACAAAAGGGAAGTGGATGACAACTACAatgaagagcagaagaaaagagagcagAACCAGTGCTTGGGTCCAGATACGAGGAAGAAGTCAGAAAAGGTTCTCTGTAAATACTTCCACAGCCAGAACATCCAGAAAGCAGTGACCACAGAGACGATCAAAGGCCTGCAGCCTGGCAAGTCCTACCTGCTGGACGTTTACGTGATAGGGCATGGTGGGCATTCTGTGAAATATCAGAGCAAATTAGTGAAAACAAGGAAGTTCTGTTAG